The genome window GCCCATGCTCGGCAAACCCTTGGCGCTGGACAGCGACGACATGATTGCCATGGAGGCTTATGCCACTTATATGCATCGCGGTGTCGCTATCGCGCCGGCCAAGGATGAGCAGCACGGCGGGATTCCCGTCATCAGTGGGCCGGGATATCCCACCGCCGTCGGCGGCAATCGTTAGTCGCCCTGGGCGAGCCAGAATCCATACGGAGTGTTGTCATGCTGAAGCGCATATTCGTGTTGCTGTTCATTGTTTCCTGCTGCTCATCGGCCTGGGCGGAGAGTTGCCGCGATGACCGGTCGGCCTCGACACCCAGTAGTCGTTTCACCACCCACGGCGATACGGTCACGGATCAGGACACTAAGCTGTCATGGATGCGCTGCGCCGTGGGGCAGCGTTGGAATGGCACAAGCTGTATCGGCACTGTGCAACACCTCGATTGGCAGCAGGCCATGGCGCACGTAGAGCGCATCAACGCCCTGCGGCTCGGCGGCCACAGCGACTGGCGCATGCCGGTGGTCCCGGAACTGGCCTCCATCGTCGAACGCAAATGCTTTAATCCGCGCATGAATACCGAGGTGTTCGCCGGTGCGCCGTCAGTGATTTTCTGGACCGCCATGGAAAAGATGGGGCGGCCGGACTATGCCTATACCCTGGATTTCGGCGCGGGCGCGGCGCGGGCAACGGATAAGCATCATGCCGCCGCCGTGCGCTTGGTGCGTGGCGGGCCGTGGTGGGAGCCGCCGCGAATGTCGCAGCGCTGATACCGGTGCCGTGCCCGGCGGTACAGGCCTTTAGGCGCCGCTTTCAGGATTATCGCAGCTCCCAGACATTGTTGTAATTGACGTGTAGTCTGCGTCGTCTGACGGTGTCGTCGTCATGACCGATGCCGTCGATGCTGTAACGTATGTCGCTGTTGACCGGACCCCAAAGGTAATAGCTGTGTTCCACCAGCCCACCGACTAGGACGGCGCAATCCACTTGGTGCGCCTTGCGGTGCAGTTGCGCCGGGCGAGCAGCGCCTTCATGGCCGAGCCGGTCCGGGTGGCCCTTGGTGTAGTCGGAAACATACATGGCCATGTCACCCTTGTTGTGATAAACCGTCACGCTGCGGGCAATCTCGTGCAGGTCGCACATCTCCTTGCCGGCCTCGAGCACATCATCATCCACGTCCGGTGCACACAAGAAGATATGGGAAAACAAGCGCGGAAGATTCTTGCCGTTGGCGAAGTCGCGCAGTCGCACCAGCGTGTTTTGTAATACATAATTGCCCATGGAATGACACAATAGGTGTAGATCCTGATCGCACAGCGGACTGCCGCTGCGGGCGCCGTCGGTCTTGAGCTCGGCGAGAAAATCGCGCAGCTTTAGTAAACCGCGACCGAAGGCATACCCCGATCCTTTGGCCTCGGAACGGTCGGATTTGTATGAAACAAAGGGTAGAGCCTGGCCGTCCGAGGGCCAGGTGAATAGCACCACCAGAACGTCTTTACCGCCTTGATATTTTTGCCGGTTGAGCATCAGCTGCAGGGACAAGGCCCCTCCCACAGCCTGATACCAGTCGACATTGAAGCCGTGGATATAGACCAGTACATCGGATCGCTTGAGCATGACCTTGCGCAGGTCGTCGAACATGGAGTTTGAGCCGAACTTGGCATTGGGTTGATGGGCGTCGGCGATATCGGACCTGATGCGTTCGTGGTAGGCCTTGATGGTGGAGGATTTCAAACAGCACTTGGCCAGATAGTCAGCGAGTTTCTCGCCGTCGCCTACATCGGTTTGGGCGCCCTTTTTGCGCTTTAAATGACGCTCGACGAGCGCAGAGTCGGCCTCCAGCGTGACTTGGCCGAAGCGCAGATTCTCCATGCCATCGCTGCTAAATTCGGCGCCGTATTCGTCCGGCGCCCAGCGGTTGTCGCCCCGATGCCGCCGATTGGTGGCATAAAACAGTCTCAATTTCATCCCCTCTCCTCCCAGTAGCACGTTGTGTTCCGTTACGCTCGATGTTGATTGTCTGCGGTCGCTGAAGCGCGGTCAGTCTGCCAATCCTTGTGGAAGTGTCGGGATGTGTCAATCGCGAAATGCCGCCGCGGGCTAAGCGTTGGTGACGCAGGGCAATTGCCTGGACAAGTTCAGTGCGCGCTTGCGGCTGCTGTTGAGGTCCAATATCGGTGCCGGATAGTCGCGGCCGATGCGCACATTGCAGGCGTGCTGAACATCGGCGGGCGTCAGCCAGGGGCGGTGCAGCCAAGGCAGCGGCAGCTGCGCCAATTCCGGCAGCCATTGACGTAGATAGTCGCCATGGGGATCGAAGCGCTCGCTTTGTCTGACCGGGTTGAAGATGCGGAAATACGGTGCGGCGTCGAGCCCGCAGCCAGCCACCCATTGCCAGTTGAAGCTGTTGCTGGCCAGATCGGCATCCACCAAGGTGTCCCAGAACCAGCGGGCCCCCGTCTGCCAGGGCTGCAGACCGTTCTTGGTCAAAAACGAGGCGACGATCATGCGTACGCGGTTGTGCATCCAGCCGCTATGCCAGAGTTGGCGCATGCCGGCATCGATGATGGGAAAGCCGGTCTTGCCTTGTTGCCAGGCCCGCAGCAGCGCTTTGTCGTCACGCCAGGGAAAGGCTTCAAAACGGGGGTTGAGCGGTGTGTCGGTGGCATAGGGGAAATGATGCAGGGTGTGATAGGCGAACTCGCGCCAGCCGAGTTCGCTGAGAAAACGATCCATGCTGTCGCCCTGAGTGGCGTGGTCCATAAATGCGTTAAGCACGGCGCTGACCACCTGGCGCGGGCTGATTTCGCCAAACGCCAGATGCGGCGACAGACGTGAGGTGTCGAGCCGGTCCGGGCGGTCGCGACCCGCGTCATAATGCGCCAGCGCCGCGTCGCAAAAACCTTGGAGCTGTTCCAGGGCATTGTCCTCTCCCGGTCGCCAGCTTGATGCCAGGCCGTGGTGCCAGGGAATATCGGGCAGCAATGCCAAGGCCTCGACGGCTTCGGACGCCAGTCTGCATTCGCCCAGCCGTTGCGGCACCGGCAACGGCGGCGCGCCTAGACCTTGTTGTCGGCAGGCGCGCCAGAACGGGGTAAAGACGCGAAACGGTTTGTGTTCTTTGGTGAGCACGCTGCCCGGCGTGTAAAGCAGGTTGCCGTGGTAGGTATGGACCTCGATGTCGTGCGCTCTGAGCCAGGCCGCGATATGCGCGTCGCGCCTGGCCGCCTGCGGCGCGTAGCGATGATTCCAGTAGACCGCACCGGCGCCGGTTTCGCGGATCAGGCGTTGCAGGACGTCCTGGCTGGCGCCGCGCCGGATGATCAGACGGCTGCCGCGGGCATGCAGCGCCTGCTGCAGTGTGCTGAGGCTGTGATGGCACCACCAGCGGCTGGCTGC of Candidatus Tenderia electrophaga contains these proteins:
- a CDS encoding deoxyribodipyrimidine photolyase gives rise to the protein MKTCLVWLHQDLRLSDNPALYHAAEAADTLIPVYIHAPQELEPWAPGAASRWWCHHSLSTLQQALHARGSRLIIRRGASQDVLQRLIRETGAGAVYWNHRYAPQAARRDAHIAAWLRAHDIEVHTYHGNLLYTPGSVLTKEHKPFRVFTPFWRACRQQGLGAPPLPVPQRLGECRLASEAVEALALLPDIPWHHGLASSWRPGEDNALEQLQGFCDAALAHYDAGRDRPDRLDTSRLSPHLAFGEISPRQVVSAVLNAFMDHATQGDSMDRFLSELGWREFAYHTLHHFPYATDTPLNPRFEAFPWRDDKALLRAWQQGKTGFPIIDAGMRQLWHSGWMHNRVRMIVASFLTKNGLQPWQTGARWFWDTLVDADLASNSFNWQWVAGCGLDAAPYFRIFNPVRQSERFDPHGDYLRQWLPELAQLPLPWLHRPWLTPADVQHACNVRIGRDYPAPILDLNSSRKRALNLSRQLPCVTNA